In Pseudomonas sp. MM213, a genomic segment contains:
- a CDS encoding chorismate mutase — MFFSPRLLLTCALSGLLACGAQAGTPSPAPASLQPLLVTINERLNIADLVALTKWDSHKPIQDSAREAQVIDNARKQAGSRKLDPDEVAELLAAQIEASKLVQYGLLAQWQAAGNAPDVPRPDLANQIRPQLDELQNRLLQHYADFAPYRKDPNCAQWLAKERSALIKDGLHGQALIRATGDLCIIGR, encoded by the coding sequence ATGTTTTTCTCCCCACGCCTGCTGCTGACCTGCGCCCTGTCCGGTTTACTCGCTTGCGGCGCACAAGCCGGCACGCCCTCCCCGGCGCCCGCCAGTTTGCAACCGCTGCTGGTGACGATAAACGAACGCCTGAACATTGCTGATCTGGTGGCGCTGACCAAATGGGACAGCCACAAACCGATCCAGGACAGCGCCCGGGAAGCACAAGTCATCGACAACGCCAGGAAGCAGGCGGGTTCGCGCAAACTCGACCCGGACGAGGTCGCCGAGTTGCTCGCGGCGCAGATAGAAGCCAGCAAACTGGTGCAATACGGACTGCTCGCGCAATGGCAAGCGGCAGGCAACGCGCCTGATGTACCGCGGCCGGACCTTGCCAATCAAATCCGGCCACAGCTGGATGAGCTGCAAAACCGCCTGCTGCAGCACTACGCCGATTTCGCGCCTTATCGCAAAGATCCGAACTGCGCCCAGTGGCTGGCCAAAGAGCGGTCGGCGCTGATCAAGGATGGCCTGCATGGCCAGGCATTGATCCGCGCCACCGGGGATTTGTGCATCATCGGTCGATGA
- a CDS encoding pyrroline-5-carboxylate reductase family protein — MPNRTLGIIGGTGWLGRSIADAVLESGFIAADCLLISNRSGSSTFGPDVRVLADNQALVELSDVVVLSIRPEQFRELQIDARGKRVISLMAGVPASTISAATGAQVLVRAMPNAAVEIRQSYTPWYNAGELSEQDREWVQRLFECVGSADEVPNEDCIDYLSALSGTGPAFPAMLYRALVESAVVAGIPEAIAQRAAHGVVVGGGQLLASRDPLQMIDALMAYRGVTAAALQSMADQHIDAIVGQAVQAGAAVARRGM, encoded by the coding sequence ATGCCGAATAGAACCCTGGGCATCATCGGCGGCACCGGCTGGTTGGGCCGTTCAATCGCTGACGCGGTGCTGGAAAGCGGCTTCATCGCTGCCGATTGCCTGCTGATTTCGAACCGTTCCGGCAGCAGCACGTTCGGGCCAGACGTGCGGGTGCTGGCGGATAACCAGGCGCTGGTTGAACTTAGCGACGTCGTGGTGCTGTCGATCCGCCCGGAGCAATTTCGTGAACTGCAGATCGACGCCCGGGGCAAACGGGTGATTTCACTGATGGCCGGTGTTCCTGCGTCGACCATCAGCGCCGCCACTGGTGCGCAAGTCTTGGTGCGGGCGATGCCGAATGCAGCCGTGGAAATCCGCCAGTCGTACACGCCTTGGTACAACGCCGGTGAGTTGAGCGAACAGGACCGCGAGTGGGTGCAACGACTTTTTGAATGCGTCGGTTCGGCGGACGAAGTGCCCAATGAGGATTGCATCGATTACCTCAGTGCACTGTCCGGCACCGGGCCTGCTTTCCCGGCCATGCTTTACAGGGCGCTGGTTGAATCGGCGGTGGTCGCGGGGATTCCCGAGGCGATCGCACAACGTGCCGCGCACGGCGTGGTGGTGGGTGGCGGTCAGCTACTGGCCAGCCGCGATCCCCTGCAAATGATCGACGCCCTCATGGCTTATCGCGGTGTGACGGCAGCGGCGTTGCAGTCGATGGCTGATCAACATATCGACGCCATCGTGGGCCAGGCTGTGCAGGCCGGTGCGGCTGTCGCCCGACGCGGGATGTAA
- a CDS encoding NADH:flavin oxidoreductase — MSSDPLLQPYKIKHLTLRNRIMTTAHEPAYPIDGMPQALYRAYHVERAKAGVALTMTAGSAAVSRDSPPVFNNVLAYKDEVVGWLKDLTDECHEHGAAVMIQLTHLGRRTRWDKADWLPVVSPSHRREASHRSFPKKMEDWDIERIIKDYVDAAERMQAAGMDGLELQAYGHLMDQFWSPLTNDLDGPYGGSLENRMRFTFDILRGIRQRVGENFLLGVRYTGDETLPGGFNASEGMQVSHMLKDSGLIDFLNVVRGHIDTDAGLTDVIPIQGMRNSPHLDFAGEIRASTGFPTFHAAKIPDVATARYAIASGKVDMVGMTRAHMTDPHIVRKIIEKREEDIRPCVGANYCLDRIYQGGAAYCIHNAATGRETTMPHEIPKAPRQRKVLIIGTGPAGLEAARVAGERGHDVTVLEAADRPGGQIRLTSLNERRREMIGIIDWRMAQCERLGVKFHFNTWAEADTVLAHEPDVVIVATGGLPDTEVLARGNELVVSTWDIISGDIKPGRNVLIFDDAGDHAALQAAEVIAQSGATVEIVTPDRAFAPEVMAMNLVPYMRSLQDLDVTFTVTYRVESVEKRDGKLVATFGSDYGKVNKQRVVDQVVVNHGTLPLDDLYFDLRPHSSNGGAVEQHDLIAGHAQHIVTNPQGRFQLFRIGDAVAARNTHAAIYDALRLVKEI, encoded by the coding sequence ATGTCCAGCGATCCCTTGCTGCAACCCTACAAGATCAAGCACCTGACCCTCAGAAACCGGATCATGACCACGGCGCACGAGCCGGCCTACCCTATCGACGGCATGCCCCAGGCGCTGTATCGCGCCTACCACGTCGAGCGCGCCAAGGCCGGGGTTGCCCTGACCATGACGGCAGGCTCGGCGGCGGTCTCCCGGGACAGCCCGCCGGTGTTCAACAACGTGCTGGCCTACAAGGACGAAGTGGTCGGATGGCTCAAGGACCTGACCGATGAATGCCACGAACATGGCGCCGCGGTCATGATCCAGTTGACCCACCTGGGCCGGCGCACTCGCTGGGACAAGGCCGACTGGTTGCCCGTGGTCTCGCCTTCGCACCGTCGCGAGGCGTCGCACCGCTCGTTCCCCAAGAAGATGGAAGACTGGGACATCGAGCGGATCATCAAGGACTACGTGGACGCGGCCGAACGCATGCAGGCCGCCGGCATGGACGGCCTCGAATTGCAGGCCTACGGGCATTTGATGGATCAGTTCTGGTCGCCGCTGACCAACGATCTCGACGGCCCTTATGGCGGCTCGCTGGAAAACCGCATGCGCTTTACCTTCGACATCCTGCGCGGGATTCGCCAGCGTGTCGGCGAAAACTTCCTGCTGGGTGTGCGCTACACCGGCGACGAAACGCTGCCGGGCGGCTTCAACGCCAGTGAAGGGATGCAGGTGTCGCACATGCTCAAGGACAGCGGGCTGATCGATTTCCTCAACGTGGTGCGCGGCCATATCGACACCGACGCGGGCCTGACTGATGTCATCCCGATCCAGGGCATGCGCAACTCACCGCACCTTGATTTCGCCGGTGAGATCCGCGCCTCGACGGGTTTCCCGACCTTCCACGCGGCGAAGATTCCCGACGTCGCCACGGCGCGCTACGCGATTGCCTCGGGCAAGGTCGACATGGTGGGCATGACCCGCGCGCACATGACCGATCCGCATATCGTGCGCAAGATCATCGAGAAGCGCGAGGAAGACATCCGCCCTTGCGTAGGCGCGAACTATTGCCTGGACCGGATCTATCAGGGCGGCGCCGCCTACTGCATACACAACGCGGCGACCGGTCGCGAAACCACCATGCCCCACGAAATCCCCAAGGCGCCGCGCCAACGCAAAGTGCTGATCATCGGCACCGGCCCCGCCGGGCTGGAAGCTGCACGGGTGGCTGGCGAGCGCGGCCACGACGTCACTGTGCTGGAGGCGGCGGACCGGCCCGGCGGGCAGATCCGGCTGACGTCCCTGAACGAACGCCGCCGCGAAATGATCGGCATCATCGACTGGCGAATGGCGCAGTGCGAGCGCCTTGGCGTGAAGTTTCACTTCAACACCTGGGCGGAAGCCGACACCGTGCTGGCCCACGAGCCGGACGTGGTCATCGTCGCGACCGGAGGCCTGCCCGACACCGAGGTCCTTGCCCGAGGCAACGAACTGGTGGTGTCGACCTGGGACATTATTTCCGGCGACATCAAGCCTGGCCGCAACGTGCTGATTTTCGATGATGCCGGCGACCATGCCGCCTTGCAGGCTGCCGAAGTCATCGCACAAAGCGGCGCGACCGTGGAGATCGTCACGCCCGACCGTGCGTTTGCGCCGGAAGTGATGGCGATGAACCTGGTGCCCTACATGCGCAGCCTGCAAGACCTCGACGTCACTTTTACCGTCACGTACCGCGTCGAGTCGGTGGAAAAGCGCGATGGCAAGCTGGTCGCGACCTTCGGCAGCGACTACGGCAAGGTCAACAAACAGCGTGTCGTCGATCAGGTCGTGGTCAACCACGGCACGCTGCCGCTGGACGACCTGTATTTCGATCTTCGCCCTCACTCAAGCAATGGCGGCGCGGTGGAACAGCACGACCTGATTGCCGGTCACGCGCAGCACATCGTCACCAACCCTCAAGGGCGTTTCCAGCTGTTCAGGATCGGTGACGCCGTGGCGGCCCGCAACACGCATGCGGCGATCTACGATGCCTTGCGATTGGTGAAGGAAATCTGA
- a CDS encoding glutamine synthetase family protein encodes MTEPLLSFDALKRAAAAGEIDTVLVCMVDMQGRLVGKRFQVEFFIDSGHEETHCCNYLLADDIDMEPVPGYAAASWSKGYGDFVLKPDMSTLRRVPWLECTALVLCDVLDHHHRKDLPHSPRAILKKQVERLRERGYTGMFASELEFYLFDESYEAIHQRNYHQPKTAGHYIEDYNILQTTREEPVLRAIRKHLQASGIPVENSKGEWGPGQEEINIRYADAMTMADHHVIIKHACKEIAQLQGKAITFMAKWRYDAAGSSSHIHNSLWDKNAKKPLFYDAKAEFGMSKLMRAWVAGQLKYAHDITCFLAPYINSYKRFQAGTFAPTRAVWSRDNRTAGFRLCAEGSKSIRIECRIGGADLNPYLAFAALIAAGLAGIDEKLELAAPFEGDAYLDEHLPEVSKTLRDACSALKGSSMLREAFGDEVVDHYVHTAEWEQKEYDRRITDWELQRGFERY; translated from the coding sequence ATGACCGAGCCCCTCCTCAGCTTTGATGCACTCAAGCGCGCGGCTGCCGCTGGCGAAATCGACACCGTATTGGTCTGCATGGTCGACATGCAGGGACGCCTGGTGGGCAAGCGCTTCCAGGTCGAGTTTTTTATCGACAGCGGCCACGAAGAAACCCACTGCTGCAATTACCTGCTGGCCGACGACATCGACATGGAACCGGTGCCGGGTTACGCCGCAGCCAGTTGGAGCAAAGGCTATGGCGACTTCGTCCTCAAACCGGACATGTCCACGCTGCGGCGCGTGCCCTGGCTGGAATGCACGGCGCTGGTGCTCTGCGATGTGCTCGATCATCACCATCGCAAGGACTTGCCCCACAGCCCGCGGGCAATTCTGAAAAAACAGGTCGAGCGCCTGCGTGAACGGGGCTACACCGGCATGTTCGCTTCGGAGCTTGAGTTCTACCTGTTCGATGAGAGCTACGAGGCGATCCACCAGCGCAACTATCACCAACCGAAAACCGCCGGGCATTACATCGAGGATTACAACATCCTCCAGACCACTCGCGAGGAACCGGTGCTGCGGGCGATTCGCAAGCATCTGCAAGCGTCGGGCATTCCCGTGGAAAACTCAAAAGGCGAATGGGGCCCCGGCCAGGAAGAAATCAACATTCGTTACGCCGATGCCATGACCATGGCCGACCACCACGTCATCATCAAGCATGCCTGCAAAGAGATCGCGCAGCTGCAAGGCAAGGCGATTACGTTCATGGCCAAGTGGCGCTATGACGCCGCCGGGTCCAGCAGCCATATCCATAATTCGCTGTGGGACAAGAACGCCAAGAAGCCATTGTTCTACGACGCCAAAGCCGAGTTCGGCATGTCGAAACTGATGCGCGCCTGGGTCGCCGGGCAGCTCAAGTACGCCCACGACATCACCTGTTTTCTGGCGCCCTACATCAATTCGTACAAGCGCTTCCAGGCCGGCACTTTCGCGCCGACGCGGGCGGTATGGAGCCGCGACAATCGCACCGCCGGCTTTCGTTTGTGTGCCGAAGGCAGCAAATCCATCCGCATCGAATGCCGCATCGGCGGCGCCGACCTCAACCCTTATCTGGCCTTCGCCGCGCTGATCGCGGCGGGCCTGGCCGGGATCGACGAGAAGCTCGAACTCGCGGCGCCGTTCGAGGGCGATGCCTACCTCGATGAGCACTTGCCGGAAGTCTCGAAAACCCTGCGCGATGCCTGCTCCGCCCTCAAGGGGTCGAGCATGTTGCGCGAGGCGTTCGGCGATGAAGTGGTCGATCACTACGTGCACACCGCCGAGTGGGAGCAGAAAGAGTACGACCGGCGGATCACCGACTGGGAACTGCAGCGCGGCTTCGAGCGCTATTGA
- a CDS encoding adenosine-specific kinase: MQLITQKIDKPQDTNFILGQTHFIKSVEDIHEALINAVPGIRFGVAFCEASGKCMVRWSGTDPAMIKLAQSNAQAIGAGHSFIIFLGDGFYPLNILNTVKTVPEVCRIFCATANPTEVVLAETAQGRAILGVVDGFCAKEIEGDEDILWRKNLLRQIGYKL; this comes from the coding sequence ATGCAACTCATCACGCAGAAAATCGATAAGCCGCAAGACACGAATTTCATCCTGGGCCAGACCCACTTCATCAAATCCGTCGAGGACATTCACGAAGCGTTGATCAACGCAGTGCCAGGCATCCGCTTCGGCGTGGCTTTTTGCGAAGCCTCGGGCAAATGCATGGTGCGCTGGTCCGGCACCGATCCCGCCATGATCAAACTGGCCCAGAGCAATGCCCAAGCCATCGGCGCCGGGCACAGCTTCATCATCTTCCTGGGTGACGGCTTCTACCCGCTGAACATATTGAACACGGTCAAGACGGTTCCAGAGGTGTGCCGGATCTTTTGCGCAACCGCCAACCCCACTGAAGTGGTGCTCGCCGAGACAGCACAGGGACGCGCGATTCTGGGTGTGGTGGATGGCTTTTGCGCCAAGGAAATTGAAGGCGACGAAGACATTCTGTGGCGCAAAAACCTGTTGCGGCAGATTGGCTACAAGCTGTGA
- a CDS encoding TetR/AcrR family transcriptional regulator → MSQTGKTRTKAQDAGWRGSVNGWLDAAYDALKESGVDAVRVMPLAKRLNLSRTSFYWFYEDREQLLAALLTRWRDKNTGGLISQCESYAESISEAILNVFECWVNPELFDSQFEFAVRSWALQSAEVADEIAAADEARINALAGMFRRFGYETDAADARARTIYLTQIGYISMKTTEDIVVRFRRIPQYVTVFTGKAPKRRELDRFFGKFGYAEKEPGVFVSLVDTFEEATPDAE, encoded by the coding sequence ATGTCGCAGACAGGAAAGACACGGACCAAGGCACAGGACGCCGGCTGGCGCGGCTCGGTCAATGGCTGGCTGGACGCCGCCTACGATGCCCTCAAGGAATCCGGTGTGGACGCGGTGCGCGTGATGCCGCTGGCCAAGCGGCTGAACCTGTCGCGCACCAGTTTCTATTGGTTCTATGAAGATCGCGAGCAACTGCTGGCGGCGCTCCTGACCCGCTGGCGCGACAAGAACACCGGCGGGCTGATCAGCCAGTGCGAGAGTTACGCCGAAAGCATTTCCGAAGCCATCCTCAACGTTTTCGAATGCTGGGTGAACCCTGAGCTGTTCGACTCGCAGTTCGAGTTTGCCGTGCGCAGTTGGGCGTTGCAGTCCGCCGAGGTGGCCGACGAAATCGCCGCGGCTGACGAGGCGCGGATCAATGCCCTGGCCGGCATGTTTCGCCGGTTCGGCTACGAGACCGACGCCGCCGATGCACGGGCCAGGACGATCTACCTCACGCAGATCGGCTACATCTCGATGAAAACCACTGAGGACATCGTCGTGCGTTTCCGGCGCATTCCGCAGTACGTCACGGTGTTTACCGGCAAGGCACCGAAGCGTCGCGAGCTCGACCGTTTTTTTGGCAAGTTCGGCTACGCGGAAAAAGAGCCGGGTGTTTTCGTGTCGCTGGTCGACACCTTCGAGGAGGCGACGCCCGATGCCGAATAG
- a CDS encoding glycine betaine ABC transporter substrate-binding protein — translation MNAHSYRKTACACLFGLALGTHAALTQAAEQQPVRIGWVNWSDTEITVKLATTALQEHLKQPVKLVMADIGIQFQALANGNIDLIPMVWLPSTHKAFYDKYKDRLEDLGVLYEGRIGMTVPTSVPISEVASVEDLNKPQVREKLDGKILTSEVGNGQYKLTVKAIEEYKLDGYKLVASSESGMLNELDRNLKRGKWSLVNAWSPHWMFSKYPLRYLDDPKKIFGGAEQIHAMARKGFSQEYPEVAYFFAHYSIPQADLEALMMQARQSSSDQAVAAYYAANKPRFEAMFEKGAQSVSSRQP, via the coding sequence ATGAACGCTCATTCGTATCGAAAAACAGCCTGTGCCTGCCTGTTCGGACTGGCGCTTGGAACCCACGCGGCGCTGACTCAGGCGGCGGAACAGCAACCTGTGCGCATTGGCTGGGTCAACTGGTCCGACACCGAAATCACCGTCAAGCTCGCCACCACCGCGTTGCAGGAACATCTAAAACAACCGGTGAAACTGGTGATGGCCGACATCGGCATTCAGTTCCAGGCCCTGGCCAATGGCAATATCGACCTCATCCCGATGGTCTGGCTGCCGAGTACTCACAAGGCGTTCTACGACAAATACAAGGATCGGCTCGAAGACCTCGGCGTGCTCTATGAAGGACGTATCGGCATGACGGTGCCGACCTCGGTGCCGATCAGCGAAGTGGCGAGCGTAGAGGACCTGAACAAACCGCAGGTCAGGGAAAAGCTCGACGGCAAGATCCTCACGTCCGAGGTCGGCAACGGCCAGTACAAGCTCACGGTCAAGGCCATCGAGGAGTACAAGCTCGACGGTTACAAGCTGGTGGCCTCATCGGAATCCGGCATGCTCAACGAGTTGGACCGTAACCTCAAACGCGGCAAATGGTCGTTGGTCAATGCCTGGAGTCCGCACTGGATGTTCTCCAAATATCCGCTGCGCTATCTGGATGATCCCAAGAAGATCTTTGGCGGCGCCGAGCAGATTCACGCCATGGCGCGCAAGGGTTTCAGCCAGGAGTATCCGGAAGTGGCGTACTTCTTCGCCCACTACTCGATCCCTCAGGCTGATCTCGAAGCGTTGATGATGCAGGCGCGCCAAAGCTCTTCCGACCAGGCCGTCGCCGCTTATTACGCCGCCAACAAGCCCCGTTTCGAAGCGATGTTCGAGAAGGGCGCGCAGAGTGTCAGCAGTCGCCAGCCTTGA
- a CDS encoding aldehyde dehydrogenase family protein yields MTAKIQLISPVDGRVYVERQQIDTARLLQALEAAATAQAQWKRRPLSERATFCSAAVDAMLAMKDEIVPELAWQMGRPVRYGAGELRGFEERARHMIAIAPEALAAIEPAPVAGFRRYIKREPLGTVLVIAPWNYPYLTAVNTIIPALMAGNSVILKHASQTLLVGERFAEAFRRANLPEGLFQNLLLSHASTAVAIVTGDVQQVNFTGSVDAGLQVQQAAITDFIGMGLELGGKDPAYVRVDANLEHAVENLVDGSFFNSGQSCCAVERIYVDEKIYPAFVERFADLTRQYVLGNPLDEATTLGPMVSPAAADFVRGQIADALAEGAKALIDPKAFPADAPGSAYLAPQVLVDVTHEMSVMRDESFGPVVGIMPVTGDEEAIALMNDSEFGLSASIWTEDLAAAERLGNEIATGTVFMNRCDYLDPALAWTGVKNSGRGVTLSRLGYEHLTRAKSFHLRHEV; encoded by the coding sequence ATGACTGCGAAGATTCAGCTTATTTCTCCGGTCGATGGCCGGGTGTACGTCGAGCGCCAACAAATAGATACCGCCCGGCTCCTTCAGGCGCTTGAGGCGGCTGCAACGGCCCAGGCGCAATGGAAGCGCCGACCACTGAGCGAGCGCGCAACTTTTTGCAGTGCCGCTGTGGACGCGATGCTCGCCATGAAAGATGAAATCGTGCCGGAGCTGGCCTGGCAAATGGGTCGACCGGTGCGTTATGGCGCTGGCGAGCTGCGCGGTTTCGAAGAGCGAGCCCGGCACATGATCGCTATTGCGCCCGAAGCGCTTGCAGCCATAGAGCCTGCACCGGTCGCGGGTTTTCGGCGTTACATCAAGCGCGAGCCGCTAGGTACGGTGCTCGTGATCGCCCCGTGGAATTACCCCTACCTGACCGCCGTCAACACGATTATTCCGGCGTTGATGGCGGGCAACAGCGTCATCCTCAAACACGCCTCGCAAACCCTGCTGGTCGGCGAGCGTTTCGCTGAAGCTTTTCGCCGGGCCAATCTGCCTGAAGGGTTGTTCCAGAACCTGTTGCTCAGTCATGCCAGTACCGCAGTAGCCATCGTCACTGGCGACGTACAACAGGTGAACTTCACGGGTTCGGTGGACGCTGGCCTGCAAGTCCAACAAGCCGCCATCACGGATTTCATCGGCATGGGCCTGGAGCTCGGCGGCAAAGACCCGGCCTACGTTCGCGTCGACGCCAATCTCGAACACGCCGTGGAAAACCTGGTGGACGGCAGCTTCTTCAACTCCGGGCAAAGCTGCTGTGCGGTCGAGCGCATCTATGTGGACGAGAAAATCTATCCCGCCTTCGTCGAGCGCTTCGCCGATCTGACTCGCCAGTACGTGTTGGGCAACCCGCTGGACGAAGCCACCACGCTGGGTCCGATGGTCTCGCCGGCCGCCGCAGACTTTGTTCGCGGACAGATTGCCGACGCACTGGCCGAGGGCGCCAAAGCGCTGATCGATCCGAAGGCGTTTCCCGCCGACGCACCGGGCAGCGCCTACCTGGCGCCGCAGGTACTGGTGGACGTCACTCATGAAATGTCGGTGATGCGCGACGAAAGCTTCGGCCCTGTGGTCGGCATCATGCCGGTGACTGGCGACGAAGAAGCCATCGCCTTGATGAACGACAGTGAGTTCGGACTCAGCGCGTCGATCTGGACCGAGGACCTCGCCGCCGCCGAACGCCTCGGCAACGAGATCGCCACCGGCACCGTATTCATGAACCGCTGCGATTACCTCGACCCGGCGCTGGCCTGGACCGGGGTCAAGAACAGCGGACGCGGCGTCACCCTGTCGCGCCTGGGCTACGAACACCTGACCCGCGCCAAATCCTTTCATCTGCGCCACGAGGTGTAG
- a CDS encoding c-type cytochrome, with amino-acid sequence MMKAVTLTFVLSLTAGAFCSPAAAAGDAEAGAKLFTRICGGCHQVGESARGGFGPQLNGIFGRPSGSVTDYQYSDAMKSAGIVWTRETLTAYLEAPKKVVPGTRMIFWGLSDPQKIEDVLAYLQTFQPQ; translated from the coding sequence ATGATGAAAGCTGTAACCCTCACCTTCGTCCTTTCACTGACCGCAGGGGCATTTTGCTCGCCGGCGGCAGCGGCGGGGGATGCTGAGGCCGGGGCGAAACTGTTCACGCGGATCTGCGGCGGCTGTCATCAAGTGGGCGAGTCGGCGCGGGGCGGCTTCGGCCCGCAACTCAATGGCATTTTCGGCCGTCCCTCGGGAAGTGTGACGGACTACCAGTACTCCGACGCGATGAAATCCGCCGGCATTGTCTGGACGCGCGAGACACTGACGGCTTACCTCGAAGCGCCGAAGAAAGTGGTGCCCGGCACCCGGATGATTTTCTGGGGGCTCAGCGATCCGCAGAAGATCGAGGATGTGCTGGCGTACTTGCAGACGTTTCAGCCGCAGTAA
- a CDS encoding tetratricopeptide repeat protein, which translates to MHDYYDLGTYSRPVTTRSPQAQLWFDRGLLWCYGYNHDESIRCFRKAIEHDRDCAMAYWGIAYASGPNYNKRWDAFIEQELKDAVAQARLATRTALAHCDGAKPVEQALIRALEQRYQADAADSVEQLFTWNDAYAASMRDVYKAFPDDPDVAALFAEALIDRTPWLLWDLKTGEPAPGADTLEALAVLEQALGGAPHPGVLHMYVHTLEMSPHPERALRAADVLRDLVPDAGHLRHMPSHIDVLCGDYRGAMNTNSQAILADRKFLEREGPLNFYTLYRCHNYHFKLYSAMFLGQYQPALDAAEELMSTIKEELLRVEQPPMADWLESFVSMKVHVQIRFGKWQDILATPLPNDQELYCVTTAMLHYARGVAHAANGHIAAAQAEQRLFINALTRVPPTRYLFNNQCTDILAVAGAMLHGEIEYRKGNYDSAFAHLREAQSLDDNLPYDEPWGWMQPVRHALGALLLEQGRVEEALQAYRADLGLDDTLSRASWHLDNVWSLHGYVECLKRLGRDAEAAAARTRLDLAMARADVEITASCFCRVGARCCQG; encoded by the coding sequence ATGCACGACTATTACGATTTGGGCACCTACAGCCGCCCCGTAACGACGCGTTCGCCACAGGCTCAGCTTTGGTTCGACCGCGGATTATTGTGGTGCTACGGCTACAACCACGATGAGTCCATCCGCTGTTTCCGCAAGGCGATCGAACACGACCGCGATTGCGCGATGGCCTACTGGGGAATCGCCTATGCCAGCGGCCCCAACTACAACAAGCGCTGGGACGCGTTTATCGAACAGGAGCTGAAAGACGCCGTCGCTCAGGCCCGACTGGCGACGCGTACTGCGCTGGCGCATTGCGACGGTGCCAAACCGGTGGAACAAGCGCTGATCCGGGCGCTTGAGCAACGCTATCAGGCCGACGCTGCCGACAGTGTTGAACAACTATTCACCTGGAACGATGCCTACGCGGCGTCAATGCGCGATGTCTATAAAGCCTTTCCCGACGATCCCGATGTGGCGGCGCTGTTTGCCGAAGCCTTGATTGACCGCACACCCTGGCTGTTGTGGGATCTGAAAACCGGTGAACCCGCGCCGGGCGCCGACACCCTCGAAGCGCTGGCTGTGCTGGAGCAGGCACTGGGCGGTGCGCCACACCCCGGCGTGCTGCACATGTACGTCCACACCCTGGAAATGTCACCCCATCCCGAACGCGCGTTGCGCGCCGCCGATGTTCTGCGCGACCTGGTGCCGGACGCCGGGCACCTGCGTCACATGCCGTCGCACATAGACGTGCTCTGCGGCGATTACCGTGGGGCCATGAACACCAATAGCCAAGCGATCCTGGCCGACCGCAAATTCCTGGAGCGGGAAGGGCCGCTCAACTTCTACACCCTGTATCGATGCCACAACTACCACTTCAAACTCTACTCGGCGATGTTCCTCGGGCAATACCAACCGGCGCTGGACGCCGCCGAAGAGCTGATGTCGACCATCAAGGAAGAACTGCTGCGCGTCGAGCAACCGCCCATGGCCGACTGGCTGGAAAGCTTCGTGTCAATGAAGGTGCATGTGCAGATCCGCTTCGGCAAATGGCAGGACATCCTCGCCACTCCATTACCCAATGACCAGGAACTGTACTGCGTGACCACCGCGATGCTGCATTACGCCAGAGGCGTGGCGCACGCGGCCAACGGGCATATCGCCGCCGCGCAAGCCGAACAACGGCTGTTCATCAATGCGCTGACCCGCGTGCCGCCAACGCGTTACCTCTTCAACAATCAATGCACCGACATTTTGGCGGTGGCCGGCGCCATGCTGCATGGGGAAATCGAGTACCGCAAAGGCAACTACGACAGCGCGTTCGCTCACCTGCGCGAGGCGCAGTCACTGGACGACAACCTGCCGTACGACGAGCCTTGGGGCTGGATGCAACCGGTGCGACACGCGCTGGGTGCGCTGCTGCTGGAGCAGGGTCGGGTGGAAGAAGCCTTGCAGGCCTACCGGGCCGATCTGGGGCTGGACGACACGCTGAGCCGTGCGTCCTGGCATCTGGACAATGTCTGGAGCCTCCACGGTTATGTGGAGTGCCTGAAACGCTTGGGGCGGGACGCCGAAGCCGCGGCGGCGCGAACCCGCCTCGATCTGGCCATGGCGCGGGCCGATGTGGAAATCACCGCCTCCTGTTTTTGCCGTGTCGGGGCGCGCTGCTGTCAGGGCTAA